In the Arthrobacter sp. 31Y genome, one interval contains:
- a CDS encoding sodium:solute symporter produces MESSAINIAIVVVYLLAMLAFGWWGKSRTKNNSDFLVAGRRLGPFLYTGTMAAVVLGGASTVGGVGLGYKFGISGMWLVVAIGSGVLLLSLLFAGTIQRLKIYTVSQMLSLRYGSKATQTSGIVMLAYTLMLCATSTGAYATIFVVLFDWERWLAIAVGGAIVLVYSTIGGMWSITLADQVQFIIKTVGIFFLMLPFVMNAAGGMDGIRERLDASFFQIDGIGIQTIITYFVVYTLGLLIGQDIWQRVFTAKTPTVARWGGATAGVYCILYGIAGALIGLAARVALPDIDVANLGKDVVYAEVATHILPVGIGGLVMAAAVAAMMSTASGALIAAATVARADVVPFVASWFGKTINTDDSENPEHDVKANRYWVLGLGIVAVLISMAAQDVVVALTIAYDILVGGLLVAILGGLVWKRGTGIAAAWSMAIGSVLTLALLILFAVGAIPSADGVYANEPIYFGLAASFVAYVVISLLTPPTDPAVREAWEKRVAGAVSEELPPEAHPVSSHK; encoded by the coding sequence ATGGAATCTTCGGCTATAAACATCGCAATCGTGGTGGTGTACCTGCTCGCCATGCTGGCATTCGGCTGGTGGGGCAAGTCCCGCACCAAGAACAACAGCGACTTCCTGGTGGCCGGCCGCCGCCTGGGACCCTTCCTTTACACCGGCACCATGGCCGCAGTGGTCCTTGGTGGCGCATCCACCGTGGGCGGCGTCGGCCTCGGCTACAAGTTCGGCATCTCCGGCATGTGGCTTGTGGTGGCAATCGGCTCTGGTGTGCTGCTGCTCAGCCTCCTCTTTGCCGGGACCATCCAGCGGCTGAAGATCTACACGGTCTCTCAAATGTTGAGCCTCCGCTACGGCAGTAAGGCCACACAGACCTCGGGCATCGTCATGCTTGCCTACACGCTGATGCTGTGTGCCACGTCCACCGGCGCGTACGCCACGATCTTTGTGGTGCTGTTCGACTGGGAGCGTTGGCTGGCTATCGCTGTTGGTGGCGCGATCGTACTTGTCTACTCGACCATCGGCGGCATGTGGTCCATCACCTTGGCCGACCAGGTCCAGTTCATCATCAAGACCGTGGGTATCTTCTTCCTGATGCTCCCGTTCGTCATGAACGCAGCCGGCGGCATGGACGGCATCCGTGAGCGCCTCGACGCAAGCTTCTTCCAGATTGACGGCATCGGCATCCAGACGATCATCACGTACTTCGTGGTCTACACACTGGGTCTGCTGATCGGCCAGGACATCTGGCAGCGCGTCTTCACTGCCAAGACCCCCACCGTTGCCCGTTGGGGCGGCGCAACTGCTGGCGTTTACTGCATCCTTTACGGCATCGCCGGTGCCCTGATCGGCTTGGCCGCACGCGTTGCCCTGCCGGACATTGACGTCGCCAACCTCGGCAAGGACGTGGTGTACGCAGAGGTGGCAACCCACATCCTGCCTGTAGGCATCGGCGGCCTGGTCATGGCTGCGGCTGTTGCAGCAATGATGTCCACGGCCTCCGGCGCCCTGATCGCAGCGGCAACGGTGGCCCGCGCCGACGTCGTCCCGTTCGTGGCCAGCTGGTTCGGCAAGACCATCAACACTGATGACAGTGAAAACCCCGAGCACGACGTCAAAGCAAACCGCTACTGGGTTCTGGGACTCGGCATCGTTGCCGTGCTGATCTCCATGGCCGCGCAGGACGTGGTGGTTGCCCTGACCATCGCCTACGACATCCTGGTGGGCGGCCTCCTGGTAGCCATTCTCGGCGGCCTCGTATGGAAGCGCGGCACGGGCATCGCGGCAGCATGGTCCATGGCCATTGGTTCGGTCCTGACCCTCGCCTTGCTGATCCTCTTCGCCGTGGGGGCGATCCCCAGCGCGGACGGCGTCTACGCCAACGAGCCGATCTACTTCGGTCTGGCAGCCTCGTTCGTTGCCTACGTGGTGATTTCGCTGCTCACACCGCCCACCGATCCTGCGGTTCGCGAGGCCTGGGAGAAGCGAGTGGCCGGCGCGGTCTCGGAAGAGCTTCCTCCTGAGGCTCACCCGGTCAGCAGCCACAAATAA
- a CDS encoding helix-turn-helix domain-containing protein, which yields MKALPVEPSNVPVAIGSRIRAARQAQRLTIEQVADATGLTKGFLSRVERDLTSPSVASLVTLCQVLSVSVGDLFAAPETHLTKRDDGPRISLGGQGIVERLLTARSERRLQILQATIEPRGRGENELYAVDCDVDVLHVVKGRIKLILTNEEYDLEEGDTLSFPGREPHTWINPTDETVEVLWVLVPAASR from the coding sequence ATGAAGGCTCTACCCGTTGAACCGAGCAATGTTCCAGTTGCCATCGGTTCCAGAATCCGCGCAGCCCGGCAAGCGCAGCGCCTCACCATTGAGCAAGTGGCCGATGCCACCGGACTGACCAAGGGCTTCCTCAGCCGTGTGGAGCGGGACCTCACATCGCCGTCGGTCGCTTCCTTGGTGACCCTGTGCCAAGTGCTTTCTGTATCCGTGGGCGATTTGTTCGCGGCTCCGGAGACTCACCTGACCAAGCGCGACGACGGACCCCGCATTTCCTTGGGTGGCCAGGGCATTGTGGAGCGCCTGTTGACCGCCCGCTCTGAGCGGCGCCTCCAGATCCTGCAGGCAACCATCGAACCCCGTGGCCGCGGTGAGAACGAGCTCTACGCGGTGGATTGCGACGTCGATGTCCTCCATGTGGTCAAGGGCCGGATCAAGCTCATTCTGACCAACGAGGAATACGACCTCGAAGAAGGGGATACCCTCTCCTTCCCGGGCCGTGAACCCCACACCTGGATCAACCCCACGGATGAAACGGTCGAGGTGCTGTGGGTGCTGGTGCCGGCGGCCAGCCGCTAG
- a CDS encoding DUF559 domain-containing protein, whose product MDIYLYLQELGGVARTGQLLSAGFSRSDVASLLSRGASRPRRGVYMLNNHKPEFAAAIRYNALVSCASAAKHFGLWLRTAPGQHHLACNHGHGSGFIRHRTARFEPHPTLPVAALEDVVLHAMCCLEPPSSTAMATSAIRLHGVPLALLKEQLRGDRSRPVLTALHQLDLRAESIVEVDAQHLLRTHGIAFEAQVAIPGIGRVDFLLEEFLIVEVDGFAFHSNRRALRNDLARNNASAVHGYSVLRYPPEMIWFEPERVIAEIQAVLTLRRDAPAQLVGNLAPPSPGFPGFNPLPRLQNGK is encoded by the coding sequence ATGGACATCTATCTATATCTTCAAGAGCTGGGCGGCGTAGCCCGGACCGGACAACTTCTCAGCGCAGGCTTCTCCCGATCAGACGTCGCTTCTTTGTTATCCCGGGGAGCCAGCCGCCCGCGGCGTGGTGTCTACATGCTCAATAATCACAAGCCGGAGTTCGCCGCTGCCATCCGTTACAACGCGCTTGTATCCTGCGCAAGCGCTGCGAAACACTTCGGGCTTTGGCTAAGAACCGCCCCAGGCCAACATCACCTGGCGTGCAATCATGGGCACGGCAGCGGGTTTATCCGGCACAGGACGGCCCGGTTCGAGCCCCATCCCACCCTGCCGGTGGCGGCGCTGGAGGACGTAGTGCTTCACGCGATGTGTTGTCTGGAGCCTCCGTCGTCAACAGCCATGGCCACATCGGCCATTCGCCTGCACGGCGTGCCGCTGGCATTGCTCAAGGAGCAGCTCCGCGGGGACAGATCCAGACCGGTGCTGACGGCGCTACACCAGCTCGATCTCCGTGCAGAGTCGATCGTTGAAGTCGACGCGCAGCATTTACTCCGCACCCATGGAATCGCCTTCGAGGCGCAGGTAGCCATACCTGGAATCGGGCGCGTGGACTTTCTTCTCGAAGAATTCCTCATTGTTGAAGTGGACGGCTTCGCGTTCCACTCCAACAGAAGGGCCCTGCGGAACGACTTGGCACGAAACAACGCCTCTGCCGTCCACGGATATTCCGTCCTGAGGTACCCGCCGGAGATGATTTGGTTCGAGCCGGAGCGGGTGATTGCGGAGATTCAGGCGGTTCTCACGCTGCGTCGCGACGCTCCTGCCCAGTTGGTGGGCAACCTTGCACCTCCGAGCCCCGGGTTTCCAGGGTTCAACCCACTCCCCCGGCTCCAGAACGGGAAGTAA
- a CDS encoding APC family permease, producing MTTLTRPPADPANRPKHSFNLKSWLLEGMPDTSGKRQGPHGKPTDSHKPQAWWKVMCLTGLDYFSTLGYQPAIAALAAGLLSPLATLLLVFATLAGALPVYRRVAKESPRGEGSIAMLERLLPRWGGKLFVLALLGFAATDFMITITLSAADATAHLIENPFAPHFLEGQQVVITIALIAGLGIVFLRGFKEAINVAVVLVAAFLALNLVVIAVSMTHLFTEAGVITDWWTALTTSHGDPIMMIALALLVFPRLALGLSGFETGVAVMPQIKGHATDTDAKPTGRIKGAHKLLTTAAIIMSSFLITSSFTTVMLIPAAEFQDGGKAEGRALAYLAHKFLGDGFGTIYDISTIAILWFAGASAMAGLLNLVPRYLPRYGMAPAWARALRPLVLVFTVIAFIVTIIFQADVNAQGGAYATGVLVLITSASIAVTLSARRRKQRAQVIGFGLISLIFVYTTVVNSIERPDGLKIAALFILAIMVVSFISRMRRAFELRATHIKMDEKALEFAANASDGPVRIIAHEPKHLSASRYREKLQHAQQASHLPVDCDAVFIEVIVDDSSDFEQELQVVGKLRHGFKILEVHSNNVPNTVAAVLLHIRDVTGFMPHIYFRWTEGNPISNLSKFLFFGEGEIAPVTREVLREAEPDITRRPWVHVG from the coding sequence GTGACCACCCTGACGAGGCCTCCGGCCGACCCGGCCAACCGGCCAAAGCACTCCTTCAACCTCAAGTCGTGGCTGCTCGAAGGAATGCCGGACACCTCAGGCAAGCGGCAGGGCCCCCACGGGAAACCGACAGACTCCCACAAACCGCAGGCTTGGTGGAAGGTCATGTGCCTCACCGGCCTGGACTACTTCTCCACCCTTGGCTACCAGCCGGCCATTGCCGCACTCGCCGCAGGCCTGTTGTCGCCCCTGGCCACGTTGCTTCTTGTGTTCGCAACCCTGGCCGGCGCGCTGCCTGTGTACCGTCGCGTTGCCAAGGAAAGCCCGCGCGGCGAAGGATCCATCGCCATGCTGGAGCGCCTGCTGCCGCGATGGGGCGGCAAGCTGTTCGTCCTGGCCCTCCTGGGGTTCGCGGCCACGGACTTCATGATCACCATCACGCTTTCCGCCGCCGACGCCACGGCCCACCTCATCGAGAACCCCTTCGCCCCGCACTTCCTCGAAGGCCAGCAAGTGGTCATCACCATCGCCTTGATCGCAGGTCTCGGCATTGTCTTCCTGCGCGGATTCAAGGAAGCCATCAACGTGGCGGTAGTCCTGGTGGCTGCGTTCCTCGCATTGAACCTTGTGGTGATCGCCGTTTCCATGACCCATCTCTTCACCGAAGCCGGCGTCATTACTGACTGGTGGACCGCACTCACCACCTCCCATGGCGACCCCATCATGATGATCGCCCTGGCACTCCTGGTCTTCCCACGTTTGGCACTTGGCCTCTCCGGATTCGAAACCGGCGTCGCCGTCATGCCCCAAATCAAGGGCCACGCCACAGACACCGACGCCAAGCCAACAGGCCGGATCAAGGGTGCACACAAGCTCCTCACCACCGCGGCCATCATCATGAGCTCGTTCCTCATCACGTCCAGCTTCACCACTGTGATGCTGATCCCCGCCGCCGAATTCCAGGACGGCGGCAAAGCCGAAGGCCGTGCACTCGCCTACCTGGCGCACAAATTCCTCGGCGACGGATTCGGAACCATCTATGACATCAGCACCATCGCCATCCTCTGGTTTGCCGGCGCCTCCGCCATGGCCGGCCTGCTGAACCTCGTCCCCCGCTACCTGCCCCGTTACGGAATGGCACCGGCATGGGCACGGGCACTCCGCCCCCTGGTCCTGGTCTTCACGGTCATCGCGTTCATTGTGACCATCATTTTCCAGGCCGACGTCAACGCCCAGGGCGGCGCCTATGCCACCGGTGTGCTGGTCCTCATTACCTCAGCCTCTATCGCCGTGACCCTCTCTGCGCGGCGCCGGAAACAGCGCGCCCAGGTCATCGGCTTCGGCCTGATCTCCCTCATCTTCGTCTACACCACCGTGGTCAACTCGATCGAACGCCCCGACGGCCTGAAGATTGCCGCCCTCTTCATCCTGGCCATCATGGTTGTCAGTTTCATCTCCCGCATGCGGCGCGCTTTCGAACTCCGGGCCACCCACATCAAGATGGACGAGAAAGCCCTCGAATTCGCCGCGAACGCTTCCGACGGGCCCGTTCGCATCATCGCCCACGAACCCAAACACCTCAGCGCCAGCCGATACCGGGAGAAGCTTCAGCACGCCCAGCAGGCCAGCCACCTGCCCGTTGACTGCGACGCCGTCTTCATCGAGGTCATTGTGGACGACAGCTCAGACTTCGAGCAGGAACTCCAGGTTGTGGGCAAGCTCCGGCATGGGTTCAAAATCCTGGAGGTGCACAGCAACAACGTGCCCAACACCGTGGCCGCAGTGCTCCTCCACATCCGGGACGTCACGGGGTTCATGCCGCATATCTACTTCCGGTGGACCGAGGGCAACCCGATCTCCAACCTCAGCAAGTTCCTGTTCTTCGGCGAGGGAGAGATCGCACCGGTAACCCGCGAAGTCCTCAGGGAAGCCGAGCCGGACATCACCCGCCGGCCGTGGGTGCACGTGGGCTGA
- the speB gene encoding agmatinase: MEELRIEANGNLGPIDSSRIPRYAGAATYARLPRLDQVAKADVTVVGVPFDSGVSYRPGARFGANHVREASRLLRPYNPAWDVSPFENIQVADAGDMAVNPFNINEAIETIQQNALDLTANGSKLVTLGGDHTIALPLLRAAAERAGEPIAMLHFDAHLDTWDTYFGAEYTHGTPFRRAVEEGILDTEAISHVGTRGPLYGKKDLDDDHRFGFGIVTSADVYYQGVLETVAKIRDRIGNRPLYISVDIDVLDPAHAPGTGTPEAGGISSRELLEIIRGFRGMNLVGADIVEVAPAYDHAEITGVAGSHVAYELVTLMADNAVEGDRLGAPNGYAQQALGARIAELAKATGAAGDQR, translated from the coding sequence TTGGAAGAGCTCCGTATTGAAGCCAACGGGAACCTCGGCCCCATCGATTCGTCCCGCATCCCGCGCTACGCCGGTGCCGCCACCTACGCCCGACTGCCTCGCCTGGATCAGGTCGCCAAGGCCGATGTCACGGTTGTTGGCGTCCCCTTCGACTCGGGCGTTTCCTACCGTCCCGGCGCACGCTTCGGCGCCAACCATGTGCGCGAGGCCAGCCGACTGCTGCGCCCCTACAACCCCGCCTGGGATGTCAGCCCCTTTGAAAACATCCAGGTTGCCGATGCCGGCGACATGGCCGTAAACCCGTTCAACATCAACGAGGCCATTGAGACCATCCAGCAGAACGCCCTGGACCTCACGGCCAACGGCAGCAAACTGGTCACGCTCGGTGGCGACCACACCATTGCCCTGCCACTCCTCCGCGCAGCGGCAGAGCGAGCCGGCGAACCCATTGCCATGCTCCACTTCGATGCCCACCTGGACACCTGGGACACCTACTTCGGCGCTGAGTACACCCACGGCACCCCGTTCCGTCGCGCCGTGGAAGAGGGCATCCTGGACACGGAAGCCATCAGCCACGTTGGTACCCGCGGCCCCTTGTACGGCAAGAAGGACCTCGACGACGACCACCGCTTCGGCTTCGGAATCGTCACCTCCGCAGACGTCTACTACCAAGGCGTCCTGGAGACGGTGGCCAAGATCCGGGACCGCATTGGCAACCGTCCGCTGTACATCTCCGTGGACATTGACGTCCTGGATCCGGCTCACGCACCCGGCACCGGCACTCCCGAAGCCGGCGGCATCAGCAGCCGCGAACTCCTCGAAATCATCCGTGGCTTCCGCGGCATGAACCTCGTTGGTGCGGACATCGTTGAGGTTGCCCCGGCCTACGATCACGCAGAGATCACCGGCGTCGCAGGAAGCCATGTCGCTTACGAGCTCGTGACCCTCATGGCGGACAACGCAGTGGAAGGTGACCGCCTCGGCGCCCCGAACGGTTACGCGCAGCAGGCACTCGGCGCCCGCATCGCGGAACTCGCCAAGGCAACCGGAGCAGCCGGAGACCAGCGATGA
- a CDS encoding thiamine pyrophosphate-binding protein, which yields MIDFDPGTAAAAAGGDAGTNQRNGGDLVVETLEALGAKTVFGIPGQHALGLFDAMGRGNLHFVSSRVENNSAFAADGYSRATGEVGVLFLSTGPGALTSLAGLQEAYATGVPMVVVASQIPLDGLGARRKGMLHQLDDQKASAANVTKSQRLIQHASGIPSAIQDAWTEAISSPQGPVWIEIPQNVLLDPIMVPPVEDALAEAFDNPPRVELIREAVKWLSTAERPAIIAGGGTRRGRAEKSLLSIAEQLRAPVICTPGGNGAFPWTHELSLQSWIEDRYMTDVLEDADVLIVIGSSLGEVTSNYFTFEPRGRIIQIDAEPRVLESNRPGLGIRADAGQALAALDEALAAAGAAEATKRDWHGTSPEDVVKESLAKVTARLESQDLAKELKFMADIREAVPADMQTFWDMTISAYWGWSCWDARQGQFHSAQGAGGLGYGFPAAIGGAVGLETTGKPSRVLAVSGDGSSMYSISELATAKQHNVPVTWLIVDDGGYGILREYMVGAFGQATATELARPDFVKLAESFGVPARRVAPEEVGDALKASFQADGPNVVVVETLLKMFGPTHLDD from the coding sequence ATGATCGACTTCGATCCCGGCACGGCAGCCGCTGCCGCAGGTGGGGATGCTGGGACCAACCAGCGCAATGGTGGGGACCTCGTCGTCGAGACCCTCGAAGCGCTGGGCGCGAAGACTGTCTTCGGTATCCCGGGCCAGCACGCGCTGGGTCTTTTCGATGCCATGGGCCGCGGCAACCTGCACTTCGTTTCCTCGCGAGTGGAGAACAACTCGGCGTTCGCCGCTGACGGCTACTCCCGTGCAACCGGCGAGGTGGGTGTCCTGTTCCTGTCCACCGGGCCTGGTGCACTCACATCCCTGGCCGGATTGCAGGAGGCGTACGCCACGGGTGTGCCCATGGTGGTGGTTGCCAGCCAGATCCCGCTCGATGGCCTGGGCGCACGCCGAAAGGGCATGCTGCACCAGCTCGATGACCAGAAGGCCTCGGCCGCGAACGTCACCAAGAGCCAGCGACTGATCCAGCACGCTTCCGGCATCCCGTCGGCCATCCAGGATGCCTGGACCGAGGCGATTTCCTCGCCGCAGGGCCCTGTCTGGATCGAAATCCCGCAGAACGTCCTCCTGGATCCCATCATGGTTCCACCGGTGGAGGATGCGCTCGCCGAAGCATTCGATAACCCGCCGCGCGTCGAGCTGATCCGCGAAGCCGTGAAATGGCTTTCGACGGCGGAACGTCCGGCGATCATCGCCGGCGGCGGTACGCGTCGTGGCCGGGCTGAGAAGTCGCTGCTCTCGATTGCCGAGCAGCTTCGCGCGCCGGTCATTTGTACTCCGGGCGGCAATGGTGCGTTCCCGTGGACCCACGAGCTGTCCCTGCAGTCGTGGATCGAGGACCGGTACATGACCGATGTCCTCGAAGACGCCGACGTGTTGATCGTCATTGGCTCGTCCTTGGGTGAAGTGACCTCGAACTACTTCACGTTCGAACCCCGCGGCCGCATCATCCAGATCGACGCTGAACCCCGGGTTCTCGAGTCCAACCGGCCGGGACTGGGCATTCGCGCTGACGCCGGCCAGGCTCTCGCCGCGTTGGACGAAGCCCTGGCAGCAGCAGGGGCCGCTGAGGCAACAAAGCGTGATTGGCACGGGACCAGCCCGGAAGACGTCGTCAAGGAATCCCTGGCCAAGGTCACCGCACGTCTGGAATCACAGGATCTGGCCAAGGAACTGAAGTTTATGGCCGACATCCGTGAGGCTGTCCCGGCTGACATGCAGACGTTCTGGGACATGACCATTTCCGCGTACTGGGGCTGGAGCTGCTGGGACGCCCGCCAGGGCCAGTTCCACTCCGCCCAAGGCGCCGGCGGCCTCGGCTACGGCTTCCCCGCGGCAATCGGCGGTGCCGTGGGGTTGGAAACCACCGGCAAACCGAGTCGTGTGCTCGCAGTATCCGGTGACGGTTCCTCCATGTACTCCATCTCTGAACTCGCCACCGCCAAGCAGCACAACGTCCCGGTCACCTGGCTGATCGTGGACGACGGCGGCTACGGCATTCTGCGCGAATACATGGTGGGAGCCTTCGGCCAAGCCACGGCCACCGAGCTCGCCCGCCCGGACTTCGTGAAGCTCGCCGAGTCGTTCGGCGTCCCCGCCCGCCGGGTTGCCCCTGAGGAAGTGGGGGACGCGCTCAAGGCGTCCTTCCAAGCGGACGGACCCAACGTCGTCGTGGTTGAAACACTGCTGAAGATGTTCGGCCCCACGCATTTGGACGACTAA
- a CDS encoding MFS transporter, with product MSSAPSQDTLPEATGSAPEHSMKSKDMRRILASSFIGSAIEYYDFMLYATAASLVFNKVFFANLGPGFALFASFVTLAVGYVARPLGGLIFGHFGDRLGRKKMLVLSMLIMGFGTTMIGLLPTTAQIGIAAPLALVVLRLVQGVAVGGEWGGAALMAIEHAPKKHRGFAAAFANAGGPAGAILGTLALSLFAALSGDDFLVWGWRVPFLLSAALIAVGMIIRLKVSETPAFQKLEAEGAKRRVPLLDVLKNNRRAVVLGLLATTAFYVCQSMTTVWGVSVAVENGADKNGVLNIKAFAALLTLIICFYSARLSDRVGRRRVLIGASLLGAVLAYPILLLIDNGELWAFALAIVLGNGLVQGFLYGPIAAYVAEQFPTRNRYTGASLAYQGASMVGAGFTPMIVAGLSLAAGGGLWLIAIFWIATMLAAVVAVKLTPEGTQRELD from the coding sequence ATGAGCTCAGCACCATCCCAGGACACTCTGCCTGAAGCCACCGGCAGCGCCCCGGAACACTCCATGAAGTCCAAGGACATGCGCCGTATCCTGGCGTCCAGTTTCATCGGAAGTGCCATCGAGTACTACGACTTCATGCTGTACGCCACTGCCGCCAGCCTTGTTTTCAACAAAGTCTTTTTCGCGAATCTTGGCCCCGGCTTCGCCCTCTTCGCATCCTTCGTCACCCTCGCCGTCGGGTACGTGGCCCGTCCCCTTGGTGGCCTGATCTTCGGACACTTCGGGGACAGGCTGGGCCGCAAGAAGATGCTGGTCCTCTCCATGCTCATCATGGGCTTCGGCACCACCATGATCGGTTTGCTGCCCACCACAGCCCAGATCGGGATTGCCGCACCCCTTGCGTTGGTGGTCCTCCGGCTGGTCCAAGGTGTGGCAGTGGGCGGCGAATGGGGTGGCGCTGCGCTGATGGCCATTGAACATGCACCCAAGAAACACCGCGGCTTCGCTGCTGCTTTCGCCAACGCAGGCGGACCGGCAGGAGCAATCCTTGGCACCCTCGCGCTGTCCCTGTTCGCAGCACTGTCCGGTGACGATTTCCTGGTTTGGGGCTGGCGGGTACCGTTCCTGCTCAGCGCCGCGCTGATCGCGGTGGGCATGATCATCCGCCTCAAAGTGTCCGAAACACCCGCTTTCCAGAAACTTGAAGCAGAGGGAGCCAAGCGTCGGGTGCCCCTGCTCGATGTCCTCAAAAACAACCGCCGCGCCGTGGTGCTCGGTTTGCTCGCCACCACGGCCTTCTACGTGTGCCAATCGATGACCACGGTGTGGGGCGTATCGGTTGCCGTGGAGAACGGTGCCGACAAGAACGGTGTGCTGAACATCAAAGCGTTCGCGGCGTTGCTGACGTTGATTATCTGCTTCTACTCGGCGCGACTCAGCGACAGGGTTGGCCGGCGTCGGGTCCTCATCGGTGCATCCCTTTTGGGCGCCGTGCTTGCTTATCCCATCCTGCTGCTCATCGACAACGGGGAACTGTGGGCCTTTGCCTTGGCGATCGTGCTGGGCAACGGCTTGGTGCAAGGCTTCCTCTACGGTCCTATCGCCGCCTACGTGGCCGAACAATTTCCCACCCGCAACCGCTACACAGGCGCTTCGCTGGCGTATCAAGGTGCCTCGATGGTGGGCGCCGGCTTCACACCCATGATCGTCGCTGGCCTGAGCCTCGCAGCCGGGGGTGGTTTGTGGCTCATCGCGATCTTCTGGATCGCCACGATGCTCGCCGCAGTAGTTGCCGTAAAACTGACCCCCGAGGGCACCCAACGCGAGCTCGACTAA
- a CDS encoding MBL fold metallo-hydrolase, with amino-acid sequence MTLTSSLKPHIVTLGTAGGPRWWAAADSGERTGIATAVVVGEAFYLVDFGQGAGRRLSQSGLELKDLRALFITHLHSDHVYDLAGLGIFGLYALADRSTNPVRIIGPGNRGELPPVSPRAVVDPLPLAPENPTPGTRQMFEQLMAAHATDLNDRILDSLKPSPLDIFAAEDIRIPAQAGYHPNNNPTPDMEPFEIYRDELVIVTAILVEHPPVAPAFAFRFDTAEGSVTISGDTAYTENMITLATGTDLLLHEAIDFDWVESLYADKTDDGSRAARDHHYKSHTSVREAAKLADAAGAKHLALHHLVPGHASTSVWLEAEDHFSGKFTVPNDLDVIPFARQR; translated from the coding sequence GTGACACTGACGTCATCCCTGAAACCGCACATCGTCACCCTGGGGACCGCCGGTGGCCCCAGATGGTGGGCGGCAGCGGATTCCGGTGAGCGCACCGGAATAGCCACCGCAGTGGTGGTGGGAGAGGCCTTCTACCTGGTGGATTTCGGCCAAGGCGCCGGACGCCGGCTCAGCCAGTCAGGCCTGGAACTCAAGGATTTGAGGGCGCTCTTCATCACCCACCTCCACTCGGACCACGTCTATGATCTGGCCGGCCTGGGCATCTTTGGCCTGTACGCGCTCGCAGACCGTTCCACCAACCCGGTGAGGATTATTGGACCCGGTAACCGTGGTGAGCTGCCGCCGGTGTCGCCCCGCGCCGTCGTCGATCCTCTTCCGCTGGCCCCGGAGAACCCGACGCCTGGCACCCGCCAGATGTTCGAACAGCTGATGGCCGCCCACGCTACGGACCTCAATGACCGCATCCTGGACAGCCTGAAGCCCAGTCCCCTGGACATCTTCGCGGCCGAAGACATTCGGATCCCTGCACAAGCCGGTTATCACCCCAACAACAACCCGACGCCGGACATGGAACCGTTCGAGATCTATCGCGACGAGCTGGTGATAGTGACCGCCATCCTGGTGGAACATCCTCCAGTGGCGCCGGCCTTCGCATTCCGCTTCGATACCGCAGAAGGTTCCGTGACCATCTCCGGCGACACTGCCTACACGGAGAACATGATCACCCTGGCCACGGGCACGGACTTATTGCTGCACGAGGCCATCGACTTTGACTGGGTGGAATCGCTCTACGCCGATAAGACCGACGACGGCAGTCGGGCCGCCCGCGACCACCACTACAAGTCCCACACCAGCGTCCGCGAAGCAGCGAAGCTGGCAGATGCCGCCGGTGCCAAACACCTAGCCCTTCATCACCTGGTGCCCGGGCACGCGTCCACGTCTGTGTGGCTCGAAGCCGAAGATCACTTCAGCGGAAAGTTCACCGTTCCCAACGATCTTGACGTCATCCCGTTCGCACGCCAGCGCTGA